A genomic segment from Chitinophagaceae bacterium encodes:
- a CDS encoding MFS transporter translates to MLFKPSDKNPYAPLAIKEFRYFVCGRALFMMGIRMTVTLIGWWMYELTNSKLALGLVGLSEVIPALSLALYAGHYIDLHEKRKLLLRCLLFYIICIICFIVLSSNYVSKNYGPWAIAAGICSIIAITGAIRAFNGPTFSSLISQVVPKEILPAAAAISSASWLLASITGHALGGFFIAWIGIQKTFCAVLLFTIAGYILLSKISTKPVFASKAASTWQSVKEGLRYVFKTKEIFGALTLDLFAVLFGGAVALVPVFAKDILKVGPEGFGILNAASDIGSIITVTLLTIFPFKYGQGKKLFFAVFGFGICIIVFAISKSFWLSFTALLISGCMDGISVIVRSTILQLKVPDELRGRVMSVNSMFINSSNELGQFESGVAAKLMGTVPSVIFGGCMTIAVAIVTWFKAPTLRKMDY, encoded by the coding sequence ATGTTATTTAAACCCTCCGATAAAAACCCTTATGCACCCTTAGCCATTAAAGAATTCAGGTATTTTGTATGCGGCCGTGCCCTATTTATGATGGGCATACGTATGACGGTAACTTTAATTGGCTGGTGGATGTATGAACTCACCAACAGCAAGCTGGCATTGGGCCTTGTAGGTTTGTCCGAAGTAATACCTGCACTTTCACTTGCGCTGTATGCCGGCCATTATATTGATTTGCATGAAAAAAGAAAGTTGCTCTTACGCTGCTTATTGTTTTACATTATCTGCATTATTTGTTTTATTGTGCTTTCCTCAAACTATGTATCAAAAAATTACGGGCCATGGGCAATAGCAGCGGGCATTTGCAGCATTATTGCCATAACCGGCGCTATAAGGGCGTTTAACGGGCCTACTTTTTCTTCGCTTATTTCACAGGTAGTGCCCAAAGAAATTTTACCTGCAGCCGCAGCAATCAGTTCTGCAAGCTGGCTGTTGGCATCTATTACCGGCCATGCTTTAGGGGGCTTTTTTATTGCATGGATCGGTATCCAAAAAACTTTTTGTGCGGTATTATTATTTACTATTGCCGGGTATATTTTGTTAAGCAAAATTTCAACCAAACCTGTTTTTGCCAGCAAAGCTGCATCTACCTGGCAAAGTGTAAAAGAAGGCCTGCGGTATGTTTTTAAAACCAAGGAAATTTTTGGGGCGCTTACGCTTGATTTGTTTGCCGTATTATTTGGTGGTGCAGTTGCTTTAGTGCCGGTTTTTGCCAAAGATATTTTAAAAGTTGGGCCCGAAGGTTTTGGCATATTAAATGCTGCAAGCGATATTGGTTCAATAATTACCGTAACACTGCTCACCATTTTCCCCTTTAAATATGGCCAGGGAAAAAAATTATTTTTTGCCGTATTTGGCTTTGGTATTTGCATTATTGTTTTTGCCATATCAAAAAGTTTTTGGCTCTCGTTTACTGCATTACTTATAAGTGGTTGTATGGATGGCATAAGCGTAATAGTGCGGAGTACCATACTGCAACTTAAAGTGCCGGATGAATTGAGGGGAAGGGTGATGAGCGTAAACAGTATGTTTATAAACTCATCCAACGAATTGGGCCAGTTTGAAAGCGGTGTTGCGGCAAAATTAATGGGTACGGTGCCTTCAGTAATTTTTGGCGGATGCATGACCATTGCCGTTGCCATTGTAACCTGGTTTAAAGCGCCCACATTAAGAAAGATGGATTATTAA
- a CDS encoding deoxynucleoside kinase: MKYNFVTIEGNIGAGKTTLAHILSKHYNARLILEEFADNPFLPKFYENPQQFAFPLELFFMAERYKQLKDLMQTKDMFQAITISDYLFTKCLLFAKVNLPDEEFKLYQKLFDIINPQIVQPDLLIYLHSPVSKLQENIKKRNRSYEQGIPNDYLFTLQETYTQYIKQHNITTLFIDTSNADFIGNELHIKTIIEALEKEYNEGQHYISLP, encoded by the coding sequence ATGAAATACAACTTCGTAACAATTGAAGGAAATATCGGCGCCGGAAAAACAACACTTGCCCATATACTAAGCAAACATTATAATGCCAGGCTGATTTTAGAAGAATTTGCCGACAACCCTTTTTTGCCAAAATTTTATGAAAACCCTCAGCAGTTTGCCTTTCCGCTGGAATTGTTTTTTATGGCCGAAAGGTATAAGCAGCTCAAAGATTTGATGCAAACCAAGGATATGTTCCAGGCCATTACCATATCCGATTATTTGTTTACCAAGTGCCTGCTGTTTGCCAAAGTAAATTTGCCCGATGAAGAATTTAAACTGTACCAAAAACTTTTTGATATCATTAATCCGCAAATTGTACAACCCGATTTGCTCATTTACCTTCACTCACCTGTGAGTAAATTGCAGGAAAATATTAAAAAACGCAACCGCAGTTACGAACAAGGCATTCCCAACGATTATTTATTTACCCTACAGGAAACCTATACGCAGTATATTAAACAACATAATATTACCACCTTGTTTATAGATACCAGCAATGCAGATTTTATAGGCAATGAATTGCACATAAAAACAATAATTGAGGCATTAGAAAAAGAATACAACGAAGGGCAACATTACATTAGTTTACCTTAA